The Candidatus Pelagibacter sp. IMCC9063 genome has a window encoding:
- the nusA gene encoding transcription termination factor NusA: MLNNRIDSTELIRIADAVADEKSISKDLVLTSMESAIEKAAKTRYGNENEIYVVIDRATGKIELGRKLKVVEKVMNTHSEIGLGEALEKNSEAKIDDIVNEELPPVDFGRIAAQTAKQVISHQIRDAERDRQFEEFKDKVGEILSGIVKRSEYGNVIVDLQKSEAIIRREELIPRENLKNGDRIKAYCYDVRRESKGPQIFLSRAHPQFLAKLFHQEVPEIYEGTIGIKSVARDPGSRAKICVQSKDSSIDPVGACVGMRGSRVQAIVNELQGEKIDIINWTEDASSLVKSALSPAEVMKVIIAEDDRRIEVVIDEDNLSKAIGRRGQNVRLASKLLDYEIDILTDKEESEKRQTEFKDNTEKLVKSLEIDTTMAQLLVAEGFPTINAIANASLPEFLKIEGFDEETSTELQNRAKEYIQEEAEEVSKKVKELGIEDDLATHKGLSLGMLLILGEDNIKTLKDFAELATDELIGGYDEIKGKREKFDGILEEFDISRKDADDLIMRARKKVFDI; this comes from the coding sequence ATGCTAAATAACCGAATTGATAGTACTGAATTAATTAGAATAGCCGATGCTGTTGCTGATGAGAAATCTATAAGCAAAGACTTGGTTTTAACTTCAATGGAAAGTGCCATAGAAAAAGCTGCCAAAACTAGATATGGAAATGAAAACGAAATTTACGTTGTAATAGATAGAGCTACAGGAAAAATTGAGCTTGGAAGAAAATTAAAAGTAGTTGAAAAAGTCATGAATACCCACTCTGAAATAGGGTTAGGGGAAGCACTTGAAAAAAATAGTGAGGCTAAGATTGACGATATAGTTAATGAAGAATTACCACCAGTAGATTTTGGACGAATAGCTGCGCAAACTGCAAAACAAGTTATATCACATCAGATTAGAGACGCTGAGAGAGATAGGCAGTTTGAAGAATTTAAAGATAAGGTAGGAGAGATTTTAAGTGGCATAGTTAAAAGATCCGAATACGGCAATGTAATTGTAGATTTGCAAAAATCAGAAGCAATCATAAGAAGAGAAGAGCTTATTCCAAGAGAAAATTTAAAAAATGGAGATAGAATTAAAGCATACTGCTACGATGTAAGAAGAGAGAGCAAAGGACCACAAATATTTTTATCTAGAGCGCATCCGCAATTTTTAGCAAAATTATTTCATCAAGAAGTACCAGAAATTTATGAAGGTACAATTGGAATTAAATCGGTTGCTAGAGATCCAGGTAGTAGAGCCAAAATATGCGTTCAATCAAAAGATAGTTCGATAGATCCAGTTGGTGCCTGCGTTGGTATGAGAGGTAGTAGGGTTCAAGCTATCGTTAACGAATTGCAAGGAGAAAAAATTGACATTATAAATTGGACGGAAGACGCATCTTCTTTAGTTAAGAGCGCTTTATCTCCTGCCGAAGTTATGAAAGTTATCATTGCGGAAGATGATAGAAGAATCGAAGTAGTTATTGATGAGGACAATCTAAGTAAAGCAATTGGAAGACGTGGTCAAAATGTTCGACTGGCATCTAAGCTATTAGATTATGAGATTGATATACTTACAGATAAGGAAGAATCAGAAAAAAGACAGACTGAATTTAAAGACAACACTGAAAAATTAGTTAAGAGTTTAGAAATAGATACAACTATGGCTCAACTTCTTGTGGCTGAAGGATTTCCGACAATCAATGCAATCGCAAATGCAAGTTTGCCTGAGTTTTTAAAAATTGAAGGTTTTGATGAAGAGACTTCGACAGAGCTTCAAAATAGAGCAAAAGAATACATTCAAGAAGAAGCTGAGGAAGTATCTAAAAAAGTAAAAGAATTGGGTATAGAAGATGATTTGGCTACCCATAAAGGCCTTAGTCTTGGAATGCTTTTAATTCTAGGTGAGGATAACATTAAAACTCTAAAAGATTTTGCAGAATTGGCTACGGATGAGTTAATCGGTGGGTATGATGAAATCAAAGGTAAAAGAGAAAAATTTGATGGTATACTTGAGGAGTTTGATATTTCTAGAAAAGATGCTGATGACTTGATTATGAGAGCTAGAAAAAAAGTTTTCGACATTTAA
- the metK gene encoding methionine adenosyltransferase encodes MNKNYIFTSESVSEGHPDKVCDIISDTVLDLYLSEFNESRVACETLATTNKIILSGEIRGPKIDPQVIEQAVREQIKNIGYEQKNFHWKNFEFFNYLHEQSADIAQGVDSSGNEKDEGAGDQGIMFGYACNETKELMPAPITYSHKILKEMAIARKSGDLKLLGPDSKSQISVVYENSKPIGVSSVVISSQHDESIGQNEVKEMIRPYVKKILPKDWSCPEDQFYVNPTGKFVIGGPDGDTGLTGRKIIVDTYGGAALHGGGAFSGKDPSKVDRSAAYAARYLAKNIVASGIVDKAVIQLSYAIGVSQPLSIYLDIFQEDQKLVDQITKVIQDNFDLSPRGIRNKLELNKPIYKKTAAYGHFGRVPEADGSFSWEKTDMVNVFKKEV; translated from the coding sequence ATGAATAAAAATTATATATTTACAAGTGAATCGGTTTCAGAAGGTCATCCAGACAAAGTATGTGACATTATTTCAGATACTGTTTTAGATCTATATCTCTCAGAGTTTAACGAAAGTAGAGTCGCCTGTGAAACGCTTGCAACTACTAATAAGATTATCCTTTCAGGAGAAATTAGAGGTCCAAAAATTGACCCTCAGGTTATCGAGCAAGCTGTAAGAGAGCAGATAAAAAATATAGGATACGAGCAAAAAAACTTTCATTGGAAAAACTTTGAATTTTTTAATTATTTGCATGAGCAGTCAGCAGATATTGCCCAAGGTGTAGATTCTAGCGGAAATGAAAAAGATGAGGGAGCTGGAGATCAGGGAATCATGTTTGGATACGCATGTAATGAGACGAAAGAATTAATGCCAGCACCAATTACCTATTCTCATAAAATTTTAAAAGAAATGGCTATCGCAAGAAAAAGTGGAGATTTAAAATTATTGGGTCCAGATTCAAAAAGTCAAATTTCAGTTGTTTATGAAAACAGTAAGCCCATAGGTGTGAGCTCAGTAGTAATTTCTTCACAACACGATGAATCGATTGGTCAGAATGAAGTAAAAGAAATGATCAGGCCTTATGTAAAAAAAATTCTTCCAAAGGATTGGTCTTGTCCAGAAGATCAGTTTTATGTCAACCCTACAGGAAAGTTTGTCATTGGTGGACCGGACGGTGATACGGGATTAACAGGTAGAAAAATTATAGTTGATACGTATGGTGGAGCAGCATTGCATGGTGGTGGAGCATTTTCAGGAAAAGATCCTAGCAAAGTAGATCGATCTGCAGCGTACGCAGCTAGATATTTAGCAAAGAATATAGTTGCATCAGGAATCGTAGATAAAGCAGTGATCCAATTGTCGTATGCAATTGGAGTTTCTCAACCACTTTCTATTTATTTAGATATTTTTCAAGAAGATCAAAAATTAGTAGATCAAATTACAAAAGTTATCCAAGATAATTTTGATTTAAGCCCAAGAGGAATAAGAAATAAATTAGAATTGAATAAACCAATCTATAAAAAAACAGCAGCGTACGGACACTTTGGAAGAGTTCCAGAAGCAGATGGTTCGTTTAGCTGGGAAAAAACAGATATGGTAAATGTTTTTAAAAAAGAAGTGTAG
- the trmB gene encoding tRNA (guanine(46)-N(7))-methyltransferase TrmB, producing MGHNLIELSKNNLNSQIIGIEPFINGVVSVIYSCVKQNIDNILVYPDPVEKFLEKYKKIYFKEIFILFPDPWHKKKHHKRRLVQLPFLKNIVKRLDKNGKLYFATDNQDYFESVQDCLESKDFKKNPNCSQKNRRKTPWPNKILFKSQKVRK from the coding sequence ATGGGGCATAATTTGATTGAATTATCAAAAAATAATTTAAATAGTCAAATTATTGGCATAGAGCCTTTTATCAATGGAGTAGTCAGTGTTATCTATAGCTGCGTAAAACAAAACATAGACAACATTTTAGTTTATCCCGATCCTGTAGAAAAATTTTTAGAAAAGTATAAAAAAATTTACTTTAAAGAAATTTTTATTTTATTCCCCGATCCTTGGCATAAAAAAAAACATCACAAGCGTAGACTTGTTCAGCTGCCTTTTTTAAAGAATATTGTAAAAAGACTAGATAAAAATGGGAAGCTATATTTTGCAACAGACAATCAGGATTATTTTGAATCTGTTCAGGACTGTTTGGAAAGTAAGGATTTTAAAAAAAATCCCAATTGTTCACAAAAAAATAGACGTAAAACACCTTGGCCAAACAAAATACTTTTTAAGAGCCAAAAAGTTAGGAAATAA